ATGGAATTTATTCCTACCAATAGTTAAACGTGGTAAACTTACTTTAGTCCATACCAATTCTTTTTAATCTAAAAAAGCAGAAGGTGACAGCATGTTCTCATACCAGCAGATCCGTTCACTCAATCAGCTAGAAATGACGGTTTATAAATTTATTATCAGCCATCCGAATGATGTTGAACGTTTGACGATTCGACAGATGGCTGAACAAAGCCATGTTTCTGCCACTACGATTCTTCGTTTTCTAAAGAAGGTCGGCTATAGTGGCTTCTCTGAGTTTAAGTTTGCATTGAAGCAACAGCGGCAACAAGAAGCAGTCCAACCAAAATTACAGGACTTGGCGCTAATCAAGCAATTCTTCGATCAACTTAGTGATCATCATTTCAATGATCAGATTGCTCACGCTGCAAGTATGGTGGCGGCCGCTAAAACTACGATTTTTTTCGGCTTAGGTACAAGTGGTAGTTTAGCGCAATATGGCGGCCGTTTATTCGCTAATTATGGTATTTATACGCTGATGATCTCAGATCCGTTTCGTACGCCGCCAGTAGTTGAACATGATTTTTATGATAGTTTGTTGATCTTGTTGTCAGTTTCAGGGGAGACTGAAGAAGTTTTGCGGCAAGCACGTTTTTATAAGGAAAATGGTGCCAACATATTGGCAATCACAGCCGATGCGTATTCGACGTTAGCTCAATTAGCCGATTTTAATATTGCATATAATATTCCGCAGACACAGGACGTGCAGGGGCATTTATCTACCCAACTACCAGTTGTCTTTTTATTAGAACAAATTGCACAACACGCGTATCAAGAAGTCGCAGAGCATTTAGTGCTATAGCTTCGGAATATGTTCCAAGTGCGGAACATGTTTTTTTGTACAGTACATTTTCTAATTATGGGTAGAAGGGTATACAAGCTTTATACCAGGTGGTACATTTATTATGTTGAAAGCGCGTTCAACTGTGCTATTTCAATAATTAATGTTAGCCGTAGTCGATTTTTATTCTATTTGTAAATTGCCATTTATAAGATTGCGGGTAATAAAAAATGGGGGTTTTTGTATGAGCGAGAAGAAGTCCAGTTTCGTACAGGATTGATTGATACCATTAACTGGTAAAATCGCTTCTTCACGTCATCTAGTTGCATTGCGTGATGGCTTTGCGCTAGTTATGCCGCTGATCATCATCGGCTCAGTTTTCATGATCATCAGTAACTTTCCAATTCCAGCTTACTTGGCTTGGATGACTTCTGTATTCGGTCCTAATTGGGCGACAGTAGTTGGTTGGGCAACTAACGCAACGTTCTCGATCATTGGGATGGTTGCAGTTATTGGGATCTCTTATCAATTGGCACAATCGTATAAGGATGTTGATCCTTTGGCGGCTAGTATGATTGCCTTAGGTGCATTTATGTTAACGATTCCGTTGCATATTGATAAAGCCGGTGCTGCATTTGTTCCGTTAGCACAACTTGGTTCTGTTGGTTTATTTGAAGCCTTATTGATTGGCTTGTTCATCACTGATTTTATGTGTGGATGATGCATAAGAATTGGCAGTTCCACATGCCAGATACAGTTCCACCGGCCGTTGGTAATGCCTTTTCTTCATTAATTCCAGGTTTTGTGGTCATTATTGTAATGTGGTTGATTCGCTTAGGTATCAGCTTTACTTTCTTTAAAACGATTCCTAATGTGATCACCGTTATTTTAACACAACCATTAACTGCCGTTGGTGGTTCCATCTGGGGTGCGCTAGTTGCTGAATTCTTCGTTTCCTTCTTATGGTTATTCGGTATTCACGGGGCTAACGTTGTCGGCGGGATCATGGCACCAATTTGGTTAGGTCAAATGGCACAAAATGCTGATGCCGTTAAAGCACACAAAGCAATTCCGAATATTGTTAACCAACAATTTGTTGATAACTTCGTTCATGCCGGTGGTTCTGGTGAAACGATCTCCTTAGCTTTGATGA
This is a stretch of genomic DNA from Loigolactobacillus coryniformis subsp. coryniformis KCTC 3167 = DSM 20001. It encodes these proteins:
- a CDS encoding MurR/RpiR family transcriptional regulator — encoded protein: MFSYQQIRSLNQLEMTVYKFIISHPNDVERLTIRQMAEQSHVSATTILRFLKKVGYSGFSEFKFALKQQRQQEAVQPKLQDLALIKQFFDQLSDHHFNDQIAHAASMVAAAKTTIFFGLGTSGSLAQYGGRLFANYGIYTLMISDPFRTPPVVEHDFYDSLLILLSVSGETEEVLRQARFYKENGANILAITADAYSTLAQLADFNIAYNIPQTQDVQGHLSTQLPVVFLLEQIAQHAYQEVAEHLVL